One window of Dyadobacter sandarakinus genomic DNA carries:
- a CDS encoding 2Fe-2S iron-sulfur cluster-binding protein — MDEKSKFPDLTDAERKALEELMPDEMGEIITSGIKRRHFLQLISMTGTGLLAANLLGVEQLMARSAPIEHQVPILIENGVDISFKVNGSAQKLMVDARMTLLDTLRERLDLTGSKKGCDHGQCGACTVLVDGRRVLSCLTLAATCEDKEVTTIEGLASGNELHPMQTSFIKHDGFQCGYCTPGQICSAVALMDEAKRGEASYVTGNIRKKSKSVDLSDEEIRERMSGNICRCGAYPNIVDAIREVHGDKAVAQVWQFADGTL; from the coding sequence ATGGACGAAAAATCAAAGTTTCCTGACCTCACAGATGCGGAGCGAAAGGCATTGGAAGAACTTATGCCCGATGAAATGGGCGAGATCATCACATCTGGTATCAAACGCCGGCACTTTCTCCAACTCATCTCCATGACGGGGACCGGTTTGTTGGCCGCAAATTTGTTGGGTGTTGAACAGTTGATGGCCCGGAGTGCCCCGATCGAACATCAGGTGCCTATATTGATCGAGAACGGGGTCGACATTTCGTTTAAAGTCAATGGGAGTGCACAGAAGCTGATGGTTGATGCCAGAATGACTTTGCTTGATACCCTCCGGGAGCGGCTTGATCTTACCGGTTCAAAGAAAGGCTGCGATCATGGACAATGCGGCGCATGTACCGTGCTGGTGGATGGCAGACGTGTACTATCCTGTCTTACGCTCGCCGCAACATGTGAGGACAAAGAGGTCACTACGATCGAGGGATTGGCATCCGGCAATGAACTGCACCCTATGCAAACCTCCTTCATCAAACACGATGGATTTCAATGCGGCTACTGCACCCCCGGACAAATTTGCTCAGCGGTTGCTTTAATGGATGAGGCAAAAAGAGGAGAGGCCAGTTATGTGACCGGCAATATCCGGAAAAAGAGCAAGTCTGTCGACCTCTCCGATGAAGAGATCCGTGAACGCATGTCGGGAAATATCTGTCGCTGCGGCGCCTATCCCAACATTGTCGATGCCATCCGGGAAGTGCACGGCGATAAAGCGGTGGCGCAGGTCTGGCAGTTTGCCGACGGGACATTGTAA